Proteins found in one Oreochromis niloticus isolate F11D_XX linkage group LG22, O_niloticus_UMD_NMBU, whole genome shotgun sequence genomic segment:
- the LOC100703118 gene encoding major histocompatibility complex class I-related gene protein produces the protein MMFWRKDGEKIHEGVDPGEILPNNDGTFQLSVDLKLSSVTPEDWQRYDCVFQFSSVNEDIITKLDKTAIRTNWEKPTDMGTFIGAAVIVLAFTIVTAVTFLTYINKKSPDDGSEQSERLNPQS, from the exons ATGATGTTCTGGAGGAAAGATGGAGAGAAGATCCATGAAGGTGTGGATCCGGGAGAGATCCTCCCCAACAATGATGGGACCTTCCAGTTGAGTGTTGATTTGAAACTTTCATCAGTCACACCTGAAGACTGGCAGAGGTAcgactgtgtgtttcagttctCTAGTGTGAACGAGgacatcatcaccaaactgGACAAAACAGCGATCAGGACCAACTGGG AAAAGCCCACTGACATGGGAACCTTCATCGGTGCTGCAGTGATTGTTCTAGCTTTCACCATCGTCACAGCTGTGACATTCTTGacctacataaataaaaaat CTCCTGACGATGGCTCTGAGCAGTCTGAGAGACTAAATCCACAAAGCTGA